A window from Thermomonas aquatica encodes these proteins:
- a CDS encoding GlsB/YeaQ/YmgE family stress response membrane protein → MGGILYTILIGAVIGALARLIKPGADPMGWILTILLGIAGAYAGSWLGPMIGIAGGMLGFVVSIVCAIVFLFVYEALRKKKA, encoded by the coding sequence ATGGGCGGCATCCTGTACACGATCCTGATCGGCGCCGTGATCGGCGCACTCGCCCGACTCATCAAGCCGGGTGCAGACCCGATGGGATGGATCCTGACGATCCTGCTCGGCATCGCCGGCGCCTATGCGGGCAGCTGGCTGGGCCCGATGATCGGGATCGCCGGCGGCATGCTCGGCTTCGTCGTTTCGATCGTCTGCGCGATCGTCTTCCTGTTCGTCTACGAAGCCCTGCGCAAGAAGAAGGCCTGA
- the cysI gene encoding assimilatory sulfite reductase (NADPH) hemoprotein subunit, whose product MSAHSVESIKQQSARLRGTLLESLANPVTGALAEDDQTLIKYHGSYQQDDRDIRDERRRQKLEPDYSFMIRTRTPGGVVTPDQWLKLDAIATTYAERGLRITTRQAFQFHGVIKTRLKPTMQAINAALIDTLAACGDVNRNVVVAANPQLSPLHATVHAQAAALSERLLPNTRAYYEIWLDEEKVAGSGEETEPVYGETYLPRKFKIAFAVPPSNDADVFANDLGFIAIVEDGQLVGYNVSVGGGMGATHGDPETYPRLANVIGFIAPDQLQDVAIAVITAQRDFGNRAVRKRARLKYTIDDRGIDWFKDEVERRAGFPLGPARPFSFDHNGDRFGWREGHDGRWHLTLRIPAGRIVDNGEVRHLSGLREIAGIHQGEFRLTPNQNLVIAGVPAGQRERIDALVREYALDAHARASGLRLNALACVALPTCGLAMAEAERYLPELLDKAEVLLDKHGLRDAQIHLRISGCPNGCSRPYLGEIALVGKAPGRYNLMLGADHRGQRLNALHRENIDEAAILSELDALFARYANERMTNQHFGDYLVAASIITPPATPNNGIAIEVIP is encoded by the coding sequence ATGAGCGCGCATTCCGTCGAAAGCATCAAGCAGCAGAGCGCGCGCCTGCGCGGGACCCTGCTGGAATCGCTGGCCAACCCGGTCACCGGCGCACTGGCCGAAGACGACCAGACCCTGATCAAGTACCACGGCAGCTACCAGCAGGACGACCGCGACATCCGCGACGAGCGTCGCCGGCAGAAGCTGGAACCCGACTACAGCTTCATGATCCGCACCCGCACCCCGGGTGGCGTGGTCACGCCCGATCAGTGGCTGAAGCTGGATGCCATCGCCACCACCTACGCCGAGCGCGGCCTGCGCATCACCACCCGCCAGGCGTTCCAGTTCCACGGGGTGATCAAGACCCGGCTGAAGCCGACCATGCAGGCGATCAACGCCGCGCTGATCGACACCCTCGCCGCCTGCGGCGACGTCAACCGCAACGTGGTGGTGGCCGCCAACCCGCAGCTGTCGCCGCTGCACGCGACCGTGCACGCGCAGGCCGCCGCGTTGAGCGAACGCCTGCTGCCGAACACCCGCGCCTATTACGAGATCTGGCTGGACGAAGAGAAGGTCGCCGGCAGCGGCGAGGAAACAGAACCGGTCTACGGCGAGACCTACCTGCCGCGCAAGTTCAAGATCGCGTTCGCGGTGCCGCCGAGCAACGATGCCGACGTGTTCGCCAACGACCTCGGTTTCATCGCCATCGTCGAGGACGGACAGCTGGTCGGCTACAACGTGAGCGTCGGCGGCGGCATGGGCGCGACCCATGGCGATCCGGAGACCTACCCGCGCCTCGCCAACGTGATCGGTTTCATCGCACCCGACCAGCTGCAAGACGTGGCGATCGCGGTGATCACCGCGCAGCGCGATTTCGGCAACCGCGCGGTGCGCAAGCGCGCGCGGCTGAAGTACACCATCGACGACCGCGGCATCGACTGGTTCAAGGACGAAGTGGAACGGCGCGCCGGCTTTCCCCTGGGGCCGGCGCGGCCGTTTTCCTTCGACCACAACGGCGACCGCTTCGGCTGGCGCGAGGGCCACGACGGCCGCTGGCACCTGACCCTGCGCATCCCGGCCGGGCGCATCGTCGACAACGGCGAGGTGCGGCACCTCAGCGGCCTGCGCGAGATCGCCGGCATCCACCAGGGCGAATTCCGCCTGACCCCGAACCAGAACCTGGTGATCGCCGGCGTGCCCGCCGGCCAGCGCGAACGCATCGACGCGCTGGTGCGCGAGTACGCGCTGGATGCGCATGCGCGCGCCAGCGGCCTGCGCCTCAACGCGCTGGCCTGCGTGGCGCTGCCGACCTGCGGCCTGGCGATGGCCGAGGCCGAACGCTACCTGCCCGAGCTGCTCGACAAGGCCGAAGTCCTGCTCGACAAGCACGGCCTGCGCGATGCGCAGATCCACCTGCGGATCAGCGGCTGTCCGAACGGCTGCTCGCGGCCCTACCTCGGCGAGATCGCCCTGGTCGGCAAGGCGCCGGGCCGCTACAACCTGATGCTCGGCGCCGACCATCGCGGCCAGCGCCTGAACGCGCTGCACCGCGAGAACATCGACGAGGCCGCGATCCTGTCCGAGCTCGACGCGCTGTTCGCGCGCTATGCGAATGAACGCATGACCAACCAGCATTTCGGCGATTACCTGGTCGCCGCTAGCATCATCACGCCCCCCGCAACGCCGAACAACGGCATCGCCATCGAGGTGATCCCATGA
- the cysK gene encoding cysteine synthase A — MALHDNILDTIGNTPIVKLQRIAPKHVTLYAKVESFNPGGSVKDRLALAIVLDAEAKGLLKPGDTIVEATSGNTGVALAMVAAARGYKFVATMAETFSIERRKLMRAYGAKVILTPAAERGSGMVRKARELADKHGWFLASQFANPANPAYHRNTTAPEILRDFAGKRLDYFVTGWGTGGTLTGVSDVLRVARPEIRIIATEPAGAALLKGDEWKPHKIQGWTPDFVPEVLDRKAYDELLSITDDEAIATSRKLAAEEGIFVGISAGATVATALKVAEAAPQGSVLLAMLPDTGERYFSTPLLNDLNEGSDDAWLASLG, encoded by the coding sequence ATGGCACTCCACGACAACATCCTCGACACCATCGGCAACACGCCCATCGTCAAGCTGCAGCGCATCGCGCCGAAGCACGTGACCCTGTACGCGAAGGTCGAATCCTTCAATCCCGGCGGATCGGTCAAGGACCGCCTGGCGCTGGCGATCGTCCTCGATGCCGAAGCCAAGGGCCTGCTGAAGCCCGGCGACACCATCGTCGAGGCCACCTCCGGCAACACCGGCGTGGCGCTGGCGATGGTCGCCGCCGCGCGCGGCTACAAGTTCGTGGCGACGATGGCGGAAACCTTCTCGATCGAGCGCCGCAAGCTGATGCGCGCGTACGGCGCCAAGGTGATCCTGACCCCCGCCGCCGAACGCGGCAGCGGCATGGTGCGCAAGGCCAGGGAACTGGCCGACAAGCACGGCTGGTTCCTGGCCAGCCAGTTCGCCAATCCGGCGAACCCGGCCTACCACCGCAACACCACCGCGCCGGAAATCCTGCGCGATTTCGCCGGCAAGCGGCTGGACTACTTCGTCACCGGCTGGGGCACCGGCGGCACCTTGACCGGCGTCAGCGACGTGCTGCGCGTCGCCCGCCCGGAGATCAGGATCATCGCCACCGAACCCGCCGGCGCCGCGCTGCTGAAGGGCGACGAGTGGAAACCACACAAGATCCAGGGCTGGACCCCGGACTTCGTGCCGGAGGTGCTGGACCGCAAGGCCTACGACGAACTGCTTTCGATCACCGACGACGAGGCCATCGCCACCTCGCGCAAGCTGGCCGCCGAGGAAGGCATCTTCGTCGGCATCTCCGCGGGCGCCACCGTCGCCACCGCGCTGAAGGTGGCGGAAGCCGCGCCGCAGGGCTCGGTGTTGCTGGCGATGCTGCCGGATACCGGCGAGCGCTACTTCTCCACGCCGCTGCTCAACGACCTCAACGAGGGCAGCGACGACGCGTGGTTGGCGAGCCTCGGCTGA
- a CDS encoding aminoglycoside phosphotransferase family protein — protein sequence MNRPEQADPRAEARTAWTRAVLRDDTAEPIRASMDAGFRSYWRAQAKDASGLRDSVIVMDSPPDKEDVRPWLQVRGLLQAGGVRVPQVLAEDVEAGFLLLEDLGTDTYLHVIDAGNADALFDDAVTQLLRIQAIATPADLPAYDSALLERELRLFDDWFCGRHLGMALDCGDMETLDGAYRTLIDAALAQAQVLVHRDFMPRNLMPAADGPAVLDFQDAVLGPIAYDPISLFKDAFLSWPQERVDAWLARYHARAVEAGLSVPELARFRRDADLIGVQRHLKIIGIFARLNHRDGKPKYLADTPRFFAYLDAVLPRYPELSGLQRFIEHKVKPEIARLAAIVRE from the coding sequence ATGAACCGACCCGAGCAAGCCGACCCGCGCGCCGAAGCGCGCACCGCCTGGACCCGCGCCGTGCTGCGCGACGACACCGCCGAACCGATACGGGCCTCGATGGATGCGGGCTTCCGCAGCTACTGGCGCGCGCAAGCCAAGGATGCGAGCGGGCTCCGGGACAGCGTGATCGTGATGGATTCGCCGCCGGACAAGGAAGACGTGCGGCCGTGGCTGCAGGTGCGCGGCTTGCTGCAGGCCGGCGGGGTGCGCGTGCCGCAGGTGCTGGCGGAGGATGTCGAGGCCGGTTTCCTGCTGCTCGAGGACCTGGGCACGGACACCTACCTGCACGTGATCGATGCCGGCAATGCCGACGCGCTGTTCGACGACGCCGTGACCCAGCTGCTGCGCATCCAGGCCATCGCAACGCCAGCGGACCTGCCCGCCTACGACAGCGCGTTGCTGGAACGCGAACTGCGCCTGTTCGACGACTGGTTCTGCGGCCGCCACCTCGGCATGGCGCTGGATTGCGGCGACATGGAGACGCTCGACGGCGCCTACCGCACGCTGATCGATGCCGCGCTCGCGCAAGCGCAAGTGCTGGTGCATCGTGACTTCATGCCGCGCAACCTGATGCCCGCGGCCGATGGCCCGGCGGTGCTGGATTTCCAGGACGCGGTGCTCGGCCCGATCGCCTACGACCCGATCAGCCTGTTCAAGGACGCCTTCCTGAGCTGGCCGCAGGAACGCGTCGACGCCTGGCTGGCGCGCTACCACGCGCGCGCCGTCGAAGCCGGCCTGTCGGTGCCGGAACTGGCGCGTTTCCGCCGCGACGCCGACCTGATCGGCGTGCAGCGGCACCTGAAGATCATCGGCATCTTCGCCCGCCTCAACCATCGCGACGGCAAGCCGAAGTACCTGGCCGACACGCCGCGCTTCTTCGCCTACCTCGACGCCGTGCTGCCGCGCTATCCGGAACTCTCCGGCCTGC
- the cysG gene encoding siroheme synthase CysG, whose product MSNASPSKLFPLFADLRGRRVLVVGGGTVARRKVEALLDAGARVVVGAPALEPTLAEWKANARIEHIEGVFAAQWLDAAWLVIAATDDVETNRAVVDAADARRIFSNAVDDAELSRFHVPARVERGPLQIAISSGGGAPMLARLLREELETRFDDSFGALAELLTRHRERIRARWPELGARRRGFAKLLSGPLQGLLRQRQHLAAERAFDAALREHETTATRGSVALVGAGPGDPGLLTLRALRVLNEADVILHDRLVSDEVLQLARRDAERISVGKHAGGGGHSQAEINAQLVALAQAGKRVVRLKGGDPFVFGRGGEELQALRAHGIGYEVVPGITAAIACAAYAGIPLTHREHAQSLRIVTAHGKDDIDALDWASLARGRQTLAFYMGVAGLDRIRERLTAHGLPAATPFALVENGSRPEQRVVAGMLADLPALARLHQVRAPALLVVGDVAAFANSLHWFGREPLTDASFTDAAAASPSLAAAA is encoded by the coding sequence ATGTCGAACGCCTCCCCGTCCAAGCTGTTTCCCCTGTTCGCCGACCTGCGCGGCCGCCGCGTGCTGGTGGTCGGCGGCGGCACGGTCGCGCGGCGCAAGGTCGAAGCCCTGCTCGATGCCGGCGCGCGTGTCGTGGTCGGCGCACCGGCGCTTGAACCGACGCTGGCCGAATGGAAAGCGAACGCGCGCATCGAACACATCGAAGGCGTGTTCGCAGCGCAGTGGCTCGATGCCGCCTGGCTGGTGATCGCCGCGACGGACGATGTCGAGACCAACCGCGCCGTGGTCGACGCCGCCGATGCGCGGCGCATTTTTTCGAATGCAGTGGACGATGCCGAGCTGTCGCGTTTCCACGTGCCCGCCCGCGTCGAACGCGGCCCGCTGCAGATCGCGATCTCCAGCGGCGGCGGCGCGCCGATGCTGGCGCGGTTGCTGCGCGAGGAACTGGAAACCCGCTTCGACGACAGCTTCGGCGCGCTGGCGGAACTGCTGACCCGGCACCGCGAACGCATCCGCGCACGCTGGCCGGAACTCGGCGCGCGCCGGCGCGGCTTCGCCAAGCTGCTGTCCGGCCCGTTGCAAGGCCTGCTGCGCCAGCGCCAGCACCTGGCCGCCGAACGCGCGTTCGATGCCGCGTTGCGCGAACACGAAACGACGGCAACCCGAGGCTCGGTCGCCTTGGTCGGCGCCGGCCCCGGCGATCCCGGCCTGCTGACCCTGCGCGCGCTGCGCGTGCTGAACGAAGCCGACGTGATCCTGCACGACCGCCTGGTCAGCGACGAGGTGCTGCAACTGGCCCGTCGCGATGCGGAACGCATCAGCGTCGGCAAGCATGCCGGCGGCGGCGGCCACTCGCAGGCCGAGATCAATGCGCAGCTGGTCGCGCTCGCGCAGGCCGGCAAGCGCGTGGTGCGGCTGAAGGGCGGCGACCCGTTCGTGTTCGGCCGCGGCGGCGAGGAACTGCAGGCGCTGCGTGCGCACGGCATCGGCTACGAAGTGGTGCCCGGCATCACCGCCGCCATCGCCTGCGCCGCCTATGCCGGCATCCCGCTGACCCATCGCGAACATGCGCAATCGCTGCGCATCGTCACCGCGCACGGCAAGGACGACATCGACGCGCTGGACTGGGCCTCGCTGGCGCGCGGGCGGCAGACCCTGGCCTTCTACATGGGCGTGGCCGGGCTGGACCGCATCCGCGAGCGGCTGACCGCGCACGGATTGCCCGCCGCCACGCCGTTCGCGCTGGTCGAGAACGGCAGCCGCCCCGAACAACGCGTGGTGGCCGGCATGCTGGCCGACCTGCCCGCGCTCGCGCGTTTGCACCAGGTACGCGCACCGGCACTGCTGGTGGTCGGCGATGTCGCCGCCTTCGCGAACAGCCTGCACTGGTTCGGTCGCGAGCCGCTGACCGACGCTTCGTTCACCGACGCGGCCGCAGCATCGCCTTCGCTTGCCGCAGCCGCCTGA
- a CDS encoding LysR family transcriptional regulator: protein MTLTQLRYLVAIADSGLNITQAAERVHATQPGLSKQLKQLEDELGFQLFTRKGRSLESIAPAGVRVIEHARKVLAEVANIRSYAANERGEYSGRLLLATTHTQARYVLPPAIAAIKREFPQVSVDLLAAGDSDVLGKLDQADLALISTAGSVPQGGVAVPLFRWRRVLLVQNGHPLAGLQRAPTLVELAHHALISYESSTRTDSSLQRAFAGAGVTPQIAMTARDANLIKTYVRAGLGAGLLAEMAIGGREDADLRILAAPAEIPECITWAVIPRGRVLRDYALSLLHWLAPQLDRRDLRRVLEGNQDPNWPPPPGWDELTQSIAV, encoded by the coding sequence ATGACCCTGACCCAGCTGCGCTACCTCGTCGCGATCGCCGATTCCGGCCTGAACATCACCCAGGCTGCCGAACGCGTGCACGCCACCCAGCCGGGCCTGTCCAAGCAGCTCAAGCAGCTGGAGGACGAACTCGGCTTCCAGCTGTTCACCCGCAAGGGCCGCAGCCTGGAGAGCATCGCCCCGGCCGGCGTGCGGGTGATCGAGCACGCGCGCAAGGTGCTGGCGGAAGTGGCCAATATCCGCAGCTACGCGGCCAACGAGCGCGGCGAGTACAGCGGCCGCCTGCTGCTGGCGACGACGCACACCCAGGCGCGCTACGTGCTGCCGCCGGCGATCGCCGCGATCAAGCGCGAATTCCCCCAGGTCAGCGTGGACCTGCTGGCGGCCGGCGATTCGGACGTGCTCGGCAAGCTCGACCAGGCCGACCTGGCCCTGATCAGCACCGCCGGCAGCGTGCCGCAGGGCGGCGTGGCGGTGCCGCTGTTCCGCTGGCGGCGCGTGCTGCTGGTGCAAAACGGGCATCCGCTGGCCGGCCTGCAACGCGCGCCGACCCTGGTCGAATTGGCCCACCATGCGCTGATCAGCTACGAGAGTTCGACCCGCACCGATTCCTCGCTGCAGCGTGCGTTCGCCGGCGCCGGCGTGACCCCGCAGATCGCGATGACCGCGCGCGACGCCAACCTGATCAAGACCTATGTGCGCGCCGGGCTGGGTGCGGGGCTGCTGGCGGAAATGGCGATCGGCGGCCGCGAGGACGCCGACCTGCGCATCCTCGCCGCACCCGCGGAAATCCCCGAATGCATCACCTGGGCGGTGATTCCGCGCGGCCGCGTCTTGCGCGACTACGCGCTCAGCCTGCTGCACTGGCTTGCCCCGCAGCTCGATCGCCGCGACCTGCGCCGGGTGCTGGAAGGCAACCAGGATCCGAACTGGCCGCCGCCGCCGGGCTGGGACGAACTGACCCAGTCGATCGCGGTATGA
- a CDS encoding phosphoadenylyl-sulfate reductase translates to MSPPDPITAAESPQALSALNRWLGRLSAQERVAWAFDSLAGPHALSTSFGVQSAVSLHLLTQAKPDLPVILVDTGYLFPETYRYADELTQRFGLNLAVYRPQIGVAWMEARFGKLWENGSDGLQRYNQLRKVEPMQRALKELGVRSWFAGLRRSQSPSRANIDFLELRDGRWKLHPIADWDDLDIASYALQHDLPEHPLSRQGYVSVGDVHTTAPLLDGDVGKTRFFGLTRECGLHFDLPDSVAA, encoded by the coding sequence ATGAGCCCGCCCGACCCCATCACCGCCGCCGAATCGCCGCAGGCGCTGTCCGCGCTGAATCGCTGGCTGGGACGCTTGTCCGCGCAGGAGCGCGTGGCGTGGGCGTTCGACAGCCTGGCCGGGCCGCATGCGCTGTCCACCAGTTTCGGCGTGCAGTCGGCGGTGTCGCTGCACCTGCTGACCCAGGCGAAGCCGGACCTCCCGGTGATCCTGGTCGATACCGGCTACCTGTTCCCCGAGACCTATCGCTACGCCGACGAACTTACCCAGCGCTTCGGCCTGAACCTCGCGGTGTACCGCCCGCAGATCGGCGTCGCCTGGATGGAGGCGCGCTTCGGCAAGCTGTGGGAAAACGGCAGCGACGGCCTGCAGCGCTACAACCAGCTGCGCAAGGTGGAACCGATGCAGCGTGCGCTGAAGGAACTCGGCGTGCGCAGCTGGTTCGCCGGGCTGCGGCGTTCGCAGTCGCCGAGCCGCGCCAACATCGATTTCCTGGAACTGCGCGACGGCCGCTGGAAGCTGCACCCGATCGCCGACTGGGACGACCTCGACATCGCGTCCTACGCGCTGCAGCACGACCTGCCGGAGCATCCGCTGTCGCGGCAGGGCTATGTCTCGGTCGGCGACGTGCACACCACCGCGCCGCTGCTCGATGGCGACGTGGGCAAGACGCGTTTCTTCGGCCTGACCCGCGAATGCGGGCTGCATTTCGACCTGCCGGACAGCGTCGCGGCCTGA
- a CDS encoding mannose-1-phosphate guanylyltransferase/mannose-6-phosphate isomerase, whose translation MPKLQPVLLSGGSGTRLWPLSREAYPKQFLALAGDDTMLQATWRRVADLADAAPIVVAGEEHRFLVAEQLRQVGAPTPAILLEPMGRNTAPAIAAAAMQALRGGDDPLLLVLPSDHVVGDADAFRAAVRKAMPAAERGALVTFGIVPDAPETGFGYIQAEQGDGVQRVLRFVEKPDAATAQSYLDAGGYYWNSGMFLLRASRYLDELQRFRPDIVAAVRAAFDAAARDGDFIRFDNAAFAACPSDSIDYAVMEKTDAAMVLPVDIGWNDVGSWSSLWDVSEQDADGNAHHGDVIAIDSRNSYAYARRMVALVGVDDLVVVETDDAVLVARKDKVQQVKDVVARLKAEQRSQAALHREVHRPWGSYDSIDMAEGFQVKRIKVKPGARLSLQSHARRAEHWIVVRGTARVTRDNDVFELFANQSTYIPIGAKHRLENPGSEMLELIEVQSGDYLGEDDIVRYDDQYGRA comes from the coding sequence ATGCCGAAGCTGCAGCCTGTCCTGTTGTCCGGCGGTTCCGGCACGCGGCTGTGGCCGCTCTCGCGCGAGGCGTACCCCAAGCAGTTCCTGGCCCTGGCCGGCGACGACACCATGTTGCAGGCGACCTGGCGGCGGGTGGCCGATCTCGCCGATGCCGCGCCGATCGTGGTCGCCGGCGAGGAGCACCGCTTCCTGGTCGCCGAGCAGCTGCGCCAGGTCGGCGCGCCCACGCCCGCCATCCTGCTGGAGCCGATGGGCCGCAACACCGCACCGGCGATCGCCGCGGCGGCGATGCAGGCGCTGCGCGGGGGCGACGATCCGCTGCTGCTGGTGCTGCCTTCCGACCACGTGGTGGGCGATGCCGATGCCTTCCGCGCCGCGGTGCGCAAGGCGATGCCGGCGGCGGAGCGGGGCGCGCTGGTCACCTTCGGCATCGTCCCGGATGCGCCGGAAACCGGCTTCGGCTACATCCAGGCCGAGCAGGGCGATGGCGTGCAGCGCGTGCTGCGCTTCGTCGAGAAGCCGGATGCCGCCACCGCGCAGTCCTACCTCGATGCCGGCGGCTATTACTGGAACAGCGGCATGTTCCTGCTGCGCGCCTCGCGTTACCTCGACGAACTGCAGCGCTTCCGCCCGGACATCGTCGCTGCGGTGCGCGCCGCGTTCGACGCCGCCGCGCGCGACGGCGATTTCATCCGCTTCGACAATGCCGCGTTCGCCGCCTGCCCGTCGGATTCCATCGACTACGCGGTGATGGAGAAGACCGATGCGGCGATGGTGCTGCCGGTCGACATCGGCTGGAACGACGTCGGTTCGTGGTCGTCGCTGTGGGACGTCAGCGAACAGGACGCCGACGGCAACGCGCACCACGGCGACGTGATCGCCATCGACAGCCGCAACAGCTATGCCTACGCGCGGCGCATGGTGGCGCTGGTCGGCGTGGACGACCTGGTGGTGGTCGAGACCGACGACGCGGTGCTGGTGGCGCGCAAGGACAAGGTGCAGCAGGTCAAGGACGTGGTGGCGCGGCTGAAGGCCGAACAGCGCAGCCAGGCCGCGCTGCATCGCGAAGTGCACCGCCCGTGGGGCAGTTACGACTCGATCGACATGGCCGAGGGCTTCCAGGTCAAGCGGATCAAGGTGAAGCCGGGCGCGCGGCTGTCGCTGCAGTCGCATGCGCGCCGCGCCGAGCACTGGATCGTGGTGCGCGGCACCGCGCGGGTGACCCGCGACAACGACGTGTTCGAGTTGTTCGCCAACCAGAGCACCTACATCCCGATCGGCGCCAAGCATCGGCTGGAGAATCCCGGCAGCGAGATGCTGGAACTGATCGAGGTGCAGTCCGGTGATTACCTGGGCGAGGACGATATCGTCCGCTACGACGACCAGTACGGACGGGCTTGA
- a CDS encoding ComEA family DNA-binding protein: protein MNTFKTLFSSLILSLALAGAAIAGETVNINTADAATIDRVLVNVGPAKADAIVAYRKANGAFRSAEQLAMVKGIGLKTVEKNRDRIALGAARPAPKAVAAAAARPMPKQVARR from the coding sequence ATGAACACCTTCAAGACCCTGTTCTCCTCGCTGATCCTCTCGCTGGCGCTGGCCGGCGCCGCCATCGCCGGCGAGACCGTCAACATCAACACCGCCGACGCCGCCACCATCGACCGCGTGCTGGTCAACGTCGGCCCGGCCAAGGCCGATGCGATCGTCGCCTACCGCAAGGCCAACGGCGCCTTCCGCAGCGCCGAGCAGCTGGCGATGGTCAAGGGCATCGGCCTGAAGACGGTCGAGAAGAACCGCGACCGCATCGCCCTGGGCGCTGCCCGCCCGGCGCCGAAGGCGGTTGCCGCCGCGGCCGCCAGGCCGATGCCGAAGCAGGTCGCACGCCGCTGA
- a CDS encoding M20 family metallopeptidase: MDASKIKTFVDAKWDSEIVPQLVEYIRIPNKSPMFDADWVKNGHMDRAVALMEAWAKAQDVPGMQLEVVRLEGRTPLIFLDIPAANGGSNDDCVLLYGHLDKQPEMTGWDEGKGPWLPVLEGDRLYGRGGADDGYAIFGSLTAIMALQAQGAAHARCVVLIEACEESGSYDLPAYVDHLADRIGRPSLVVCLDSGCGNYDQLWCTTSLRGLAGGNLTVKVLEEGVHSGDASGIVPSSFRIIRQLLSRIEDEKTGKVLVDGLHVEIPAERLAQAAKVADVLGDEVYDKFPFLPGMTPMNPDLTELVLNRTWRPALSITGVDGIPPLASAGNVLRPFTSLKLSLRLPPTLDGKRGGELLQDILLRDPPNGAQVSLHLEKASTGWNAPALAPWLENAIDAASREFFGKPAMYMGEGGTIPFMGMLGEKFPGAQFMITGVLGPHSNAHGPNEFLHIPMGKGVTACVARVIAEHQAASRRGETAGVAAVAGGEQHGEHGCC; the protein is encoded by the coding sequence ATGGATGCCAGCAAGATCAAGACCTTCGTCGATGCCAAGTGGGACAGCGAGATCGTCCCCCAGCTGGTCGAGTACATCCGCATCCCCAACAAGTCGCCGATGTTCGATGCCGACTGGGTGAAGAACGGCCACATGGATCGCGCGGTGGCGCTGATGGAGGCCTGGGCCAAGGCGCAGGACGTGCCCGGCATGCAGCTGGAGGTGGTGCGCCTGGAAGGCCGCACGCCGCTGATCTTCCTCGACATCCCGGCCGCCAACGGCGGCAGCAATGACGACTGCGTGTTGCTGTACGGCCACCTGGACAAGCAGCCGGAGATGACCGGCTGGGACGAAGGCAAGGGCCCGTGGCTGCCGGTGCTGGAAGGCGACCGCCTGTACGGCCGCGGCGGCGCCGACGACGGCTATGCGATCTTCGGTTCGCTGACCGCGATCATGGCGCTGCAGGCGCAGGGCGCGGCGCATGCGCGCTGCGTGGTGCTGATCGAGGCCTGCGAGGAATCCGGCAGCTACGACCTGCCCGCCTATGTCGACCATCTCGCGGATCGCATCGGCCGGCCCTCGCTGGTGGTCTGCCTCGACTCCGGTTGCGGCAACTACGACCAGCTGTGGTGCACCACCTCGCTGCGCGGCCTGGCCGGCGGCAACCTGACGGTCAAGGTGCTGGAGGAAGGCGTGCACTCGGGCGATGCCTCCGGCATCGTGCCCTCGAGTTTCCGGATCATCCGCCAGCTGCTGTCGCGCATCGAGGACGAGAAGACCGGCAAGGTGCTGGTCGACGGCCTGCACGTCGAGATCCCCGCCGAACGCCTGGCGCAAGCCGCGAAGGTCGCCGACGTCCTCGGCGACGAGGTCTACGACAAGTTCCCGTTCCTGCCCGGCATGACCCCGATGAACCCGGATCTGACCGAACTGGTGCTCAACCGCACCTGGCGGCCGGCGCTGTCGATCACCGGCGTCGACGGCATCCCGCCGCTGGCCTCGGCCGGCAACGTGTTGCGCCCGTTCACCTCGCTCAAGCTCAGCCTGCGCCTGCCGCCGACTCTGGACGGCAAGCGCGGCGGCGAACTGCTGCAGGACATCCTGCTGCGCGATCCGCCGAACGGCGCCCAGGTCAGCCTGCACCTGGAGAAAGCGAGCACCGGCTGGAACGCGCCGGCGCTGGCGCCGTGGCTGGAAAACGCCATCGACGCCGCCAGCCGGGAGTTCTTCGGCAAGCCGGCGATGTACATGGGCGAAGGCGGCACCATCCCGTTCATGGGCATGCTCGGCGAGAAGTTCCCGGGCGCGCAGTTCATGATCACCGGCGTGCTCGGCCCGCATTCCAATGCGCACGGCCCCAACGAGTTCCTGCACATCCCGATGGGCAAGGGCGTCACCGCCTGCGTGGCGCGGGTGATCGCCGAACACCAGGCGGCCAGCCGGCGCGGCGAGACCGCGGGGGTGGCGGCGGTGGCCGGCGGCGAGCAGCACGGCGAGCACGGCTGCTGCTGA